The sequence TACGATGATCAGATGATATAGGTAACTCAATCATGCAGGCAGTTACTGACTACAATATACTCACATGTTGCATCATAATGGTGATACACATTGCATGACACATCATATATTGCATGATAAGTACACCACTGGGGTCAATGCAGCAACTCTTGATTAAGGCTTTTCAGGCATATTGTGccattgtcattgtcattgGTTAAGTGACATTCTCCTTTGTTGGGAGTAGTCTGATCTATTAGCCAACATTCAGTAAGAGGCTTTGAATTGGGCAATAGGCACTTCATTTGTGCTCCTGCCATTGGTTAGATAAGCTCGCTCTGAGCAGGACAGTTGGCTTTGCAGCCATTGGTTAGTGCAAGAGCTCGCTCTGAGCTGGACTGCCTGAGTTCAGTTGGCTTTGTAGCCATTGGTAAGAGTGAGTGTAGAGCCTAGCATTGACCCCGGGATTAGTATCCCCTGTGTGGTGACTAGTCATGTGATGTGTGCGTGATCATTGCAGAGGCCACCACCACCCGCCACCAATTGCATACAAGCCTCGCCGACAAGACAAACATAGAACAGAAACAAAAAAACTAAACTATCCTAAAAAAGCACAAACAAGATTGAACACAAAGTAAGTAAAGTACGCACGAATGAAAGCTCTTACTCTAAAACAAAAAAAGGTTTTTTTGGTGGTGTTACCcggtttttttttttttgttatATTAAGGTGGTTCTAATAATCTTGCATGCATTTAATTGTGATAAAGCCTGATTCTTATAACTTCTATAACGAGTATGTAGGGATATTTATATAAATGTAAGTACACAAAGAAAAATTAAACTGCACAACCACACAGTGGCTGTGTAGAACTACAACTACTAATTGGCCTAAGGGAGAATTTGGTCTGATAACgaacaaaaaaaaaaacaaacacAGTGATTACACAAAAAGAGTATAGTATATATGAATCATTACCCTCACTTTGAGGGTATTAGATCTATACTAATGCTCATGGATCTGATAATCTGGCTGGTGCAAGATTATgtgaaaagaaaaaaaaaagcTATCTATCTATACCTAACAAATCAAGCTACAAGTGTagaaacacacacaaattGGCCTAACCTAATTAACACAGGCGAGGCAATGCAATGGCTTTGGAGGGGGGCATGCAGATATAGATAGTATGATGGTACCTCAGCTGCAGGGTCGTGAAGAGCGGTAGGAGGTCTCGACGGTTACAAACGAAGGAGTTGAGCTGGCCAGACAATGCTATCTGCAGTCGAATAGACCACTCTACACGAGGGGCTACAAGCTACCTGCAGTCCGAAGCATCCAGCCCACCAGTGCTATTCCATGACCGTTCCAACCACCAATGGAGACAACAAACCCAAACCAAACCCCCATACAGAGGTACAACCATGCACAGAGGCATTACACAGCCAAACCACCTTAGAGGCAAACCCCCTTGCAGAGGAATCACAACCACCTTATATAGAGAGAGGCATACACAACTAAACTCCCTTACAGAGGAATGCACAACCAAACAAACCTCCTtagagaggcatcagtacaaccaagtccccttagagagaggcatcagtacaaccaagcccctttagagagaggcatcagtacaaccaagTCCCCTtagagaggcatcagtacaaccaagcacccttagagagaggcatcagtacaaccaagcccccttagagagaggcataCACAACTAAACTACCTTACAGAGGAATGCACAACCAAACAAACCtccttagagagaggcatcagtacaacctagtccccttagagagaggcatcagtacaacccttagagagaggcataCACAACTAAACTACCTTACAGAGGAATGCACAACCAAACAAACCtccttagagagaggcatcagtacaacctagtccccttagagagaggcatcagtacaaccaagTCCCCTTAAAGAACTAAACCCCTTACAAGGGATGCACAACCCCCTTACAGACCAATTAGGAAAACATATACCCATGCACAATTAATTTAGACACCAATTCATTGATGAGAGAGACTTGATGAGAGTGAGAGACTTGATGGGAGGGACTTGTGAGAGAGATGTCGACGGAGACGTTGACGGAGACAGGATATAGTTTCGAGCAGCAAACTTGCAACGCCCGCCATCTTGCAACAGATTACACCTCGAGGCGTAGAGCCGAACATAGCGCAATCATGTATTTTAGCTGCTCAACGCGGTTGCAATGCCTCGGAAATTAACAGCTTCTAACGCAAACAGTTAACTAGCTATCTATACTAGATAAATGCTTCCAGTAATtaatacaatgcatgcattataTTCTCCCCCATGCAGTTTGCAGTTTTAGAGGGCAGGCAGGTCAAGGGACAGGCATAAATCCTACAAAAAAAGTTGGGATATTTTTTCTCAATCAGTGCTTTTTTTACCTAGGCTTTTAGGACCGTATGAAAAAAAGAGTTAAAAAAGAGATAATCAACAAGCTTAAGAGATACACAAGTCAGTGTAACGTACCAAACAACCAAAGCTCTACAGTATAGACACAGTCCCGAGCAGAACAAGCTTAAGCAAACAACATCAACCGACACAAGTACAGCCCACTATCAGAACAACGAGCCCGACAATCAACACAGACAACATCCACCGACACAAGTACAGTCACCAGAACAGCAAGCCACGGAGACACATCATCGACACAAGAGTACATGCAGTTCCTAGAACATCAAGCTCCACAGAGACAACGACCACCGACACAAGTACAGCTCCCAATGCAGAACATCAAACTCCACAGAGACACAACACAAGTCCACAGCTAGCTGTAGTCCAGAAGGAGCTTAAAGCAaggcaatataattattagtaaatCGTTTATTTTATTAATGGCAGACCACATTACTACAAATTATAAATTTAAATTATGAGTAGTGACCCCATAGATATATATAGTCAGTGTGCATGATATGATATgtggagttataattatgagagtagagagtCAGTGTGCTTCCATGatatacagttataattatgagagtagagagcCAGTGTGCTTCCATGatatacagttataattatgagagtagagagcCAGTGTGCTTCCAtgatatagttataattatgagagtagagagtCAGTGTGCTTCCATGatatacagttataattatgagagtagagagcCAGTGTGCTTCCATGatatacagttataattatgagagtagagagtCAGTGTGCTTCCATGatatacagttataattatgagagtagagagACAGTGCAtggcttgcatgcatgataatatgAGTGTTgtgttaccataattatacttgatcATCCATGATTTTTAGAGTCCTTTGTTTCGATCATCAGGGGAGGTGACGGGTGTTAAAAGTTTTTCCAGCATCAAATTTAACCAGTAGTGTTGAGAAATATTGGTGGCCACGAATTCGAGTTGAGGGGCTGCCATTGGAAATGTATCTTGCCCACGACAACGATGGAGAGTACACCAGGTATAGTATagtcatagattgaagagttcttcagtatacggtatataaccAGGAGTCTTTTgcttcatcatcatcatcagggGGTTACCACAGTAGACACGTCCCACGCAGTGCtgcgtataataattatagtgttcagATAGAAGTGCTTATATTAGAGTCGTTTGAGAGTTcattgcactgcactgcatatTGATCCAGGGTCTTCGAGATGTTCCATTAGTCCCAGCTGGTCGTCACCGAAAGATGTGCAGTTGTAGATAGATAGgatgcacaaaaacaattgagaattgacatacatacatacatggaTGGAAGATGGAGTATGACATGACATGGCATCTTAGCACAAAAATTATAGGAAGAGAATTGTTCGTAATTTATAGAGAAAAAGAAGTAATATTATGTTCGGAAGAGAATTGTTCGgagttgagagagagagagagaaataataattatgggaagACAATTGTTCGGTTATGAGAGAAAGAGGTAATATTATGTTCGAAAGACAATTGTTCGGTTATGAGAGAAAGAATTGATACAAGATGTAATTATGTTTTTATAGGAAGACAATTGTTCGGTTATGAGAGTAATTATGATATGCACAGACTTGTAGAGGCTACAAAGCTTGGTTACAAAAGGTTTTGTAGAGAGAGATATGAATATCAGCAAATGATAGACTGCAGATGACTCCATGCATGACAGTAATTGATGCACACAATGTTGTAGAATGTGCACAAGCATTAATAATTCAAACTAAAAAGGGTAGCACATGGTCtgccaattttttttttttttttttacgcCATACGTAATCAGCGAGAGAAAGCCAAATGAAatactccataattatagtcaagaAGAAGCCGTTACACATAACATACAGCAGTAACTAGAGTCACCAAAGAAGTAAGCCAATCCATAATCCAAGCACCATCCCACTAACACTTATATTTATACACAAGAAGAACCTTTACACCGCATAACAACGTAACTACAAATTATAGGCAAGAATTCCCAAGATACAGAACAATCCATATGACGGCCAAACAACATCGAAAATCTAGTTTGTATATTTAAAAGAAAAGGTCCCTCCTATATAAGTATGAATTATTGAAACACCCATATATGGCCCCCGCCTGCCCTCAAGCAACTCACTATACAATtattcccccctccccctgtcCTCAAGTTCATGCTCAGCATCGAAATTTTTCCTGCAAGTATGAAAGGGAAAGAGATGAAATTTACACAAGTATATAAGATGCACAAAATatgaagtgcatgcatggcctttTAGAAATTTGTTGTAGTACTCTTCACATGAAATCGCTTACCTTTTTTTATAGTCGTAATGTAAATTCATTGTTGCGGGTGATCTCTTTCGTTTACGTGATGAACTAGCAGACGATCCAACGTTGGACCCTGAGCCACtcggggtggtgacgacagggtcgcgaggggtggtgacgacagggccgcgaggggtggtgacgacagggccacgaggggtggtgacgacagggccacttggggtggtgacgacagggccgcgaggggtggtgacgacagggccgcgaggggtggtgacgacagggccacttggggtggtgacgacagggtcacgaggggtggtgacgacagggccacgaggggtggtgacgacagggccacgaggggtggtgacgacagggccgcgaggggtggtgacgacagggccgcgaggggtggtgacgacagggccgcgaggggtggtgacgacagggccacgaggggtggtgacgacaaggccacgaggggtggtgacgacaatTGATCTAGGATTTTCGGCCCCCTCCATAGCACTAGCCGTCGTCAGCCTCAAAGCCTCCTCAACATTGGGTGGCAGAGGTTGAGGGAGTAGTCCCGCGAGTAGATGAACTACTTTTGTTAACGCTCTCTGCAAGAAAAGGACACGGTGAAAAAATAATCAATGATTGtaatacacaataaaattaatttatttgtaaggaatttctcctcattgtaaggaactttcagtacatacacatgcatgcatgcatgtattcaacTTACATTTTGTGCCAATAATGATTCTATCATTCTGGTGTCCAATCCTTGTCCTCTCTCTCCcctctctcctctctctccACGTTGTCCATCTACACCATCCACACCGTCTACCCCTGGCCTACCATCCACACCGTCCACACCATTCACCCCGTCTACCCCTGGCCTACCATCCACACCTGCCCTACCATCCACACCATCCACACCATCCACACCATTCGCCCCGTCTACCCCTGCCCTACCATCCACACCATCCACACCATCAATCCCATCCAAACCATCAACACCAGGTGGCCCTGGTGGCCCCCGTGCAACAATGGGGGGAAACCTCACTGCCCTTTGCCACTGGGCATAGGCCAAATCTCTCAGTTGGTGGTCAAGAAATAGCACTGTTGGACTGGAAACGCCGGTGTCTGTAAAATAAGAAATGGAgcaatataaaattattgttataaagTACTTAATGAGCTAATTAATGAATTATGCTGTCCAAGCTACATATTATATTTAATTATAGGCGATAAAATTTCGCAAAGTAAAATCGGAAAATTTACCCGGGAAAACCCATTAATATCATTAAAATCAATCTGTAAGCATGGGAACTAAATACTACGACAATGTAAAGTTGCATAATTTTACTTACGATGATCAAACTGCAGATGTTCGATGTAGCGTGTAGCCTCGCGCATAGAGTGGTCCCCGACACCAAGATGAGCTTCACCCTTCCACCAGAACTCAGTCTGTGGGGTGGAAATGAATTGTAAGctttaaaaaaataattgtgtagCCATGATAATTTCAGGAGCATATTAAATCGACTTAGGCTGCAGCTATAGAGTAATACTGCATTTAGACTTACGGTGACCGGACCACTCGGCTGCAGATAGCATTGTGGGCACAAGAACTTGTCTGTGGCCCAACTCCTCTTCCCAAACCGGAGAACGCTCACTATGTGCTTCTTCGTTATCGGCTGCACAAAACCATAATTTATTGATTGTGCTGGCATAGCTAGAGCATAGctagaacatgcatgcatccttACTGCATAGCTCTAGCTAGAACAGAacatctatatatagatctatcatGCAAAACTCACTGGATTGTTGGTGGACCCGTAGTGCAGCTGGGTCTTCGGCAGTCTTGGTGGTGGTGCTGCCGGCGGCGTAACCAGAGGTGCAGAGGCCATTGAGCTTGATAGTTGTTGATAACTGATGATAGTTGATGATAGCTGATAGTTTGATGAACTCCCTTGTCAAATTTCTTCACTCCCAACCTCCAAGCCGTTAGACTGAAGAATCCAAGTGCTGCAGTGCATGCTGCATAGACCCCTTTCGCCCACGCAATGACCGGATGTTAATTTTACATCCTGCAATAGATTACAATCCTTGCAATCTGGAAAGCTGCTGGTCTACTCAGACTACTGCTCTGTAACTCTTAATCAGGTGCCTTTTGACTTCTAATTATCCTCACTTGTGCTCCATCCATCACATAATAGTATGCCTTACTGTACTGTGTAAGCATGCACTGCCATGCTCAGTTATTCTGTGTTTTTGTTTTGCAAATGTAAGGAATTTCCTACAAgctctatatagctagatctagaggTCACACCTggctactgcactgcactggtgTTCATGTAAATAGTACAAGACTTGTTAGGTCTAGACCAGCACGTTTTAAGGAATTTAATTAATTACTATACTTCTTAAAAATGTCTTTGACTCCTTGTCTTAATAATGTAAATGCATGAGGGCAAGAGTGCACTCCTGACGAGGGACACAATTCACTGTGTCTATTATTCATAATCTTCTCACTAACAACCATATGGATGGTGGCTGATTTACACGCCAGGAAGTATGTCTTTGGCACAGCCCTATAATACAAGTGTCTCTGTCAACATAAGCACCTCTACAGCTCCAAATTACAAATTTATAGAGGTGAAGCACACTCATTCATGGTTCTTATGTCTTCTTCTGCCTCAGGCTTTATGGTATAGCTGATTCTATGGATAATTGGTGGCAGTGCAATATTAGTGTAGAGGTGTGCATAATggatacttataattatagccatctCTAATTCCCTAATTAATGATTGTCTCCCTGGCATGCATTCTTTACGTACAGGGAACTCTAACTGCTGTCTATCATGTGATCATGATATGGTCATGCATTGTGAGCGTGCTGCATGGTCACATGATGGATTGGTTCGGGAAGTGCCCCTCTGTCTGTGGATGTGAGCATGTGTCTACTGGATATGGATTAATTATGGCTAGCTAGATAATGCAATATAGAATGTTTAACTTAATTTTGTTCATGTAATTACGTTATCAAACGTTATCAAAAGAGTATACAATTAAACATGGTAACTAATAATTGACATAAATAACGAAACAACAATTAACACTACACACAAAAGTTGTCTAATGTTCACTGCACGTGTACAAACCAATTAAAACGGAGTCCATAAAATCAAAACAGTCTGCATAAGATATACAAAGTCAGAAAAGAAAGAAACGAAACAAATACTAAATTGTCACTGGAACAACTGAATTCTATGAGTCACAAACTTCCTGCACACTGGGCAATGGTCGACCTTCTGTGCACAGTCCCAGCATGTCTGGTGCCCACAGAGGAAGGCCGTGTTCTTAGGCTCTGTCAGACAAATAGGACAATTAGATTCAGAGTCCGGGCTGGCCAGCGGATGGACACTGGTGGCCGAGACgggggctgtgtgtgtgtgggggggtgggtgggtggatgtatgtgtatgtgtgtgtgtgtgggggtgggtgggtggatgtatgtgtatgtgtgtgtgtgtgtggggggggggggtattatTTGACACAAAATCACAATATtgctaagtacatgtactatacagttATAGAGGTTATCTAATTAAGCAACACAGCTTGTGCAAACTTGTAATGCAGTTTACGTACGTAGTCCCTCTTTTGCAGTAATAAGCACTCGACACTCAAAGCATGTCTTCATCCTCCGGGCACATTCTATACAGTGAGAGAGGGAGAAGACAGTAAATGAAAGCTAGTACATATGAAAGAAAGGTGAGACTGTGGAGGATAGTGGGGGCTTATATAATACACAGAGAGGCTGTTACTGagtgatacatgtacctatcaTTAAGTACCAGTACCTGGACAGAAGGTGTGATCACATGGCTTGACAGTGGTTGTGGCCTCCTCTTCATTACACATCACACAAACCTTGGACAGCTTGGAGATAGTCTTGACTGCAGCCTGTGTAAGGAAGAATCAtaaaattcaacataattatgcaacttGAGAAGGTCAAAAAAACTATATCTGGGAAGTTACTGGGATAAAGTAGAAACTTTTATATTGTAGCTATGTAGTACTCACTTTGCAAATGGGGCATTTCTTGGCTCTCTGTGCACATTCTGCACACATGACAGCGTGACCACATGGCTCAAACTTGACGTCCACTGGAGCCTCACACAGGAAGCACGGCTcaatggccacacccacactaccTGGAGGGGGGTGGTATGGATATACAATTCAATTGCTTAGAGTTAGTTCTGTGCAATATGCACAACCATACaaagtacagtcatgtaaagGCCACTTAAAATATGAGATTTATCAGAACTTGTTCTAAACACATAACTGGAAAGGTCACCCTAACAAAGAGACAAATTAAGGTACAGCACAGAGACTGTTCTTACCACCGCCAGTGGCTCCAGCAGGGATCATAACTCCAACTGGCAGAGAGgctgtgggtgggtggtgggtggcACTGCCAGTACGCAGGGGAGTAGGGTACACCTGATGGATGCAAGGGCAAGACTAATTCAGAGTGGGTACAGTTAACAACATGTACTGTTTATAAAGCTAGTATATCAAAGAAGCAACAGTATCTGGCTCACCAAAGGTCCTCTCTGTGTGCCCTGAACCACCACTGGGGGGGCAGGTGATTTCAGACTACCATGGAACTTCACACCACCACTGCAAGGAGGCAGTTCAGTACACATAACTAAAAATCAAAATCTATACAGTAGCAACAACATTATACAGGTATGCTAGTACATACCCTAGTACACAACTAGCTGCAGCTGTGCTATCTACTTCCTTGGACTGCTGTTAAATTTAGCAATTATAACGAGCTTTTGCTACCAACAACAGTGCATTTTAGGTCTTAAAATGAAATTACAATGAAGtggctatatatagttgtGTCACCCGCTCACCCGTCCTTGTCGAATCCCATGACGATGGTTGCTACGTCAGGTGAGCAAACCTCCAATGGATTTCGACCCTTCTTGTTAGTCTTGAACATCTCTGAACCTTCTTGTACTAGGAAGCACGGAATAACCGCCTTCAGCTGCTGACCAGGCAACCTGTCTTTCACCTGgtagagggggaggggcatacGTGTATGTTCACAGTACAATCTAAGCACAGTGTACACATGATgggtaagtacatgtaataatgcGACACAGCGTTCAATTTGAATATGTTTGAACGGctataactttagttccgatggtccaatcacattaattttacgaTTTTTTTAAAACTTAGAGAAAGGcgtttcagatgatgtgttaaaatcaaaggtCTAATTTGGGCTTGATTTTCACAAAATACCATGGTATCTTCCCGAAAATAGAAAATTATGGCCcaatttgggatttgagcataccatctgaaagagctatttctaagctttcagaaaatcataaaattgttgaatttggatcatcagaactctagttacagagctaaCTCTAGGACTCTAAGGCCCTGCGTTAactagagcatctttgaacagccaCAACTTTTAGCATTCCTACTAGCCTACCTTCTTGAGTTGAGGAGTCTCTTGTGTGAGGTTGTCCACTGTCTCCTTGACCACGGCCATGTGAAGAGCTGTGTCTCCATCACTGTCTAGAATATTCATGTCTACCCCGAACCCCACCAGTCTCTCAATGATACGAGCGTGACCTTGGTGGACAGCAAGATGAAGTGCTGTCTGACCTTGGTTGGTCTTAGCATTGAGGTCACACTGCACCTGTTGGGGGAGAGAGGTCAGATTATAATGGCCACACCTGAAGAAAGTTAAACTGCAATAAAAGCCAGGCACAAGGTcccaaattaataattatataatgtagATTTTAACAactcctcaacaaaggccactgTATAATAACTTAAAattgtcacataattatctgtgcAATATAAAGGCTTTCAACTAAGTTTTGAACTTTCCATTCTTGAAAATTCTTGAAAATTGTGTAGTGCTCTACTACATGTAAGACCATATCTACAGCCAGTCACTCACCACTTCAGCGAAGGCAGTGACAACGTCCAGGTGATCATTAAGTGCTGCCAGGTGGAGGGGAGTGTACCCGTCGTCCTTGAGCAGGTTGATGTGCTCTACAAACCGACGATTGAAGTGCTCCACAGCTCTGCAGGGGGGATAAGAGTGTggattatacatgcagtgtatactaGGGCCTTGATATGATCATTTTACTGTTTtcggagctaactttgagagacCATAATTTGAGTTAGAAACGTCTAATCTTAAAACCAGGAATGCACTCCTGTTAAAACAAAACATACACAGTCATATCTATATTAAAGCCAGCTACAAAACACAACTTTTATTTTCGTACTCCatgttatatatacacaattgACGGGACCTGCCATGTCACATGATCAAGCACTCACGGTAGGAACCCAATACGAGCAGCCTCGTGGATTGGTGTGAATAGTCTGAAGTTGAGGAGGGTGGGGTCTGCTCCAGCGTCCAATAGGATCGTCACACTCTCATTCTTCTGAGCGAGGACGGCGCAGTGAAGTGCAGTGTCTCCATCGGAATCctatgtgtgtgggcgtggtgtgtgtgtgtgtgtgtgtgtgtgtgtgtgtgcgtgtggtgtgtgtgtgggcgtgtggtgtgtgtgtgtgtgtgtgtgtggggaggtgaTATTAGGAGGGTAGTAGATAATCAGCTGCCATGATTTTGACCGCCCAGTCTtcccacacatacatgtatcttacTGCATGCTCTGCCTCACTTGCTCATGGAGCTTGATGTTGGGATGGTTGGCTGGCTTCCTCAGCACACTGTAGTGGCCCTTGACAGCTGCTATGATGAGAGGGGACGCCCCCTTAGAATTCTTAGAGTTGACATCAGCTCCAGCATCGATAAGAATGGTCGTGGCTTCATCTTCATCACTATACGGAGAAATAATATCAATTAATGGCGTACAAGATAAAACTGGGCCAGCCATTAATTTAGTTTACCTGTAAGCACAGAGATGCAGTGGTTTGTCACCGTCTTCATCCTATGCAATGAAACACACACTATTTAGAAATACAGACCAGCACAGTATaacaccatccacacacacacatgtagtgtATACAGCAGAGGCTAGAATGATGCACATGGTATTGGGGGCGAACTCCATGATGACCTTGAGCACGTCCACATTGCCAGCTGCACAGGCACAGTGGATGGCCGCCTTGCCAGCTGCTTTGGTGTTCACCTGGGCAACACAAATCACATCATAAGGTATTAGTTTTTGAATAACTTAAACATTGTGACATCCACCCACatactaccaaacagctactggATATAGGATGCTCCCAACAC comes from Halichondria panicea chromosome 3, odHalPani1.1, whole genome shotgun sequence and encodes:
- the LOC135333058 gene encoding uncharacterized protein LOC135333058, whose protein sequence is MASAPLVTPPAAPPPRLPKTQLHYGSTNNPPITKKHIVSVLRFGKRSWATDKFLCPQCYLQPSGPVTTEFWWKGEAHLGVGDHSMREATRYIEHLQFDHHTGVSSPTVLFLDHQLRDLAYAQWQRAVRFPPIVARGPPGPPGVDGLDGIDGVDGVDGRAGVDGANGVDGVDGVDGRAGVDGRPGVDGVNGVDGVDGRPGVDGVDGVDGQRGERGERGERGQGLDTRMIESLLAQNVS
- the LOC135333059 gene encoding E3 ubiquitin-protein ligase mind-bomb-like gives rise to the protein MVCLFLCNLPWQKPCRRRHRAAAGDANTLREFLRKHPTEVNTKAAGKAAIHCACAAGNVDVLKDEDGDKPLHLCAYSDEDEATTILIDAGADVNSKNSKGASPLIIAAVKGHYSVLRKPANHPNIKLHEQDSDGDTALHCAVLAQKNESVTILLDAGADPTLLNFRLFTPIHEAARIGFLPAVEHFNRRFVEHINLLKDDGYTPLHLAALNDHLDVVTAFAEVVQCDLNAKTNQGQTALHLAVHQGHARIIERLVGFGVDMNILDSDGDTALHMAVVKETVDNLTQETPQLKKVKDRLPGQQLKAVIPCFLVQEGSEMFKTNKKGRNPLEVCSPDVATIVMGFDKDGGGVKFHGSLKSPAPPVVVQGTQRGPLVYPTPLRTGSATHHPPTASLPVGVMIPAGATGGGSVGVAIEPCFLCEAPVDVKFEPCGHAVMCAECAQRAKKCPICKAAVKTISKLSKVCVMCNEEEATTTVKPCDHTFCPECARRMKTCFECRVLITAKEGLPPVSATSVHPLASPDSESNCPICLTEPKNTAFLCGHQTCWDCAQKVDHCPVCRKFVTHRIQLFQ